Proteins encoded in a region of the Syntrophorhabdales bacterium genome:
- a CDS encoding MBL fold metallo-hydrolase, translating to MVDQIDRNLFRIEVPLPHNPLKSVNSYVVLDDHRNLVVDTGLNRKECEQVFLAGLHELRVDPERTDFFITHLHADHLALVTTVASDASTIYLNMPDAQRLALFFNRKNLAHFARLEGFPESQIDEALDSHPAFKYGIAQLPHFEPCGEGNTISIGDYRLICMETPGHSFGHTCLYEPRKKYLIAGDHILGDITPNIQCWFDDWDPLAKYLESLDRTYQLEVELVLPGHRSIFNNCKARIEELKRHHEERALEALAILSEGPQNAYQVASRMTWDIVCDSWDLFPVAQKWFAVGEAIAHLRYLAGIGRLVRETISGKAVYAIAY from the coding sequence ATGGTTGATCAGATTGATCGAAATCTCTTCAGGATTGAGGTGCCCCTGCCCCACAATCCTCTCAAATCGGTCAACTCCTATGTCGTGCTGGATGACCACCGAAACCTCGTCGTAGATACAGGGCTCAACCGCAAGGAATGCGAGCAGGTTTTCCTGGCTGGTCTCCATGAACTTCGTGTCGATCCCGAGCGCACGGATTTTTTCATCACCCATCTGCATGCCGATCATCTTGCCCTCGTGACAACCGTTGCGTCCGACGCATCGACAATCTACCTTAATATGCCTGATGCGCAACGTCTCGCCTTATTTTTCAACAGAAAGAATCTGGCCCATTTCGCGCGCCTCGAGGGGTTCCCCGAAAGCCAGATCGATGAAGCGCTCGACAGCCACCCGGCCTTCAAATACGGTATTGCCCAACTTCCTCACTTTGAGCCATGCGGAGAAGGCAACACCATCAGCATCGGCGACTACCGCCTGATATGCATGGAAACACCGGGCCACAGTTTCGGCCACACGTGCCTTTACGAACCCCGAAAAAAATATCTTATCGCCGGAGATCACATTCTCGGCGATATAACGCCCAATATCCAATGCTGGTTCGACGACTGGGATCCCCTGGCGAAATACCTCGAAAGCCTCGATAGAACCTATCAGCTCGAGGTTGAGCTGGTCCTTCCCGGTCACAGGAGCATTTTCAACAACTGCAAAGCGAGAATAGAGGAGCTGAAGCGCCATCACGAGGAAAGAGCCCTGGAAGCGCTGGCCATCCTCAGCGAAGGACCTCAGAATGCCTACCAGGTGGCATCCAGGATGACGTGGGATATTGTCTGCGACTCCTGGGATCTTTTTCCCGTGGCCCAGAAGTGGTTCGCCGTCGGTGAAGCAATTGCTCATCTGAGATACCTCGCGGGTATCGGCCGACTCGTCAGAGAGACCATCAGTGGGAAAGCTGTATATGCAATTGCATATTGA
- a CDS encoding glycosyltransferase family 4 protein, with translation MAVHRKVLLVSNTSFFLHNFLFGLMKELKKENLDVVAAAPLDVFSERLREQGIPLIPVARLNRKGSNPLEDFLLMMELHRMYQRERPDLVLHFTIKLNVYGSIAARLAGTNSICTVTGLGWLFTDKGLKARLGSLGYKALYKIAFSFSRHVVFLNKDDRAFFLKNRLVKNGDSSVIPGSGVNTEIFHPGFCEKSTNSTVLPADAPSSVASFLLIGRMLSDKGVREFVEAASIVKRSQPDAQFFLLGPMDKENRSAIPEEVIADWQHQGLVRYLGRTDDVRPFICGSNVVVLPSYREGVPSSLLEAMAMGKPVITTDAPGCREVVEDGRNGYLAPVRDAARLADCMLRFVELPHVERERMGNYARAKVLREFDEKIVTEAYLQLVKNALRG, from the coding sequence ATGGCCGTCCACCGTAAAGTCCTTCTCGTGTCAAACACCTCCTTCTTCCTTCACAACTTCCTCTTTGGCCTGATGAAGGAGCTCAAGAAAGAGAATTTGGATGTGGTTGCGGCAGCACCCCTTGACGTCTTCAGCGAAAGATTGAGAGAACAGGGGATCCCTCTAATTCCTGTCGCGCGGCTCAACCGAAAGGGTTCGAATCCACTGGAAGACTTTCTGCTTATGATGGAACTGCACAGAATGTATCAGAGAGAGCGACCGGATCTCGTCCTCCATTTTACGATAAAACTGAATGTCTACGGTTCAATCGCAGCGAGGCTTGCCGGTACTAACTCGATCTGCACGGTCACAGGGCTCGGCTGGCTTTTTACGGACAAAGGACTGAAGGCCAGACTTGGCAGTCTGGGTTATAAAGCACTCTATAAGATTGCATTCTCTTTTTCGAGACACGTGGTCTTCCTCAACAAGGACGACAGAGCTTTTTTTCTGAAGAACAGACTGGTTAAGAATGGTGACTCTTCGGTGATCCCGGGTTCCGGGGTAAATACTGAAATCTTCCACCCGGGCTTCTGCGAAAAAAGCACCAATAGCACCGTTCTCCCGGCTGATGCGCCTTCTTCTGTTGCTTCATTTCTGCTAATCGGAAGAATGCTCTCGGATAAAGGCGTGCGGGAGTTTGTAGAAGCTGCCTCTATAGTGAAGAGGAGCCAACCAGACGCGCAATTCTTTCTGCTTGGCCCGATGGACAAAGAAAACCGCTCTGCTATTCCGGAAGAGGTCATTGCCGATTGGCAGCATCAGGGGCTCGTTCGCTACCTTGGCAGAACGGACGATGTGCGCCCTTTCATCTGCGGAAGCAATGTGGTGGTGCTTCCCTCGTACAGGGAAGGGGTACCCAGTTCACTTCTTGAGGCAATGGCCATGGGTAAACCGGTGATCACCACGGATGCACCAGGCTGTCGGGAGGTCGTTGAGGACGGCAGGAACGGGTACCTGGCCCCTGTGAGGGATGCAGCTCGCCTGGCAGATTGCATGCTTCGCTTCGTAGAGCTTCCACACGTCGAAAGAGAAAGAATGGGAAACTATGCAAGGGCAAAGGTCCTTCGTGAATTCGACGAGAAGATTGTCACCGAGGCCTACCTGCAGCTTGTAAAAAACGCATTGCGCGGATAA
- a CDS encoding NAD(P)/FAD-dependent oxidoreductase, protein MYDVAVIGGGPAGCYTAHGLAREGFDVVVLEKNGTCRQPPVCTGVVGVEAFEKFSLPSDSILTQVEDIEFISPSGKLLPYRPGHVQAHVVDRIKFNEGLRKLALESGSSLLQETACLDIRITPEHVELKTSTSEGPLRARSAVLACGYNPKLTRKLHLGDIAYVYEGAQTEIRMDGLSATEIYVGRNVAPSSFAWAVNVKDGRARVGLITKKGASKFLEAFLDSNFLKGRIKETGTISHRTIPLGGLERTYSDRLLAVGEVAGQVKTTTHGGIYYGLIAAQAAAETLSRALRLNDLGASRLKDYERRWRALLDPELSKGRLFRRFFERLSDTHIDGLFSLALKDGILDLVHNKAMFDWHGELIASLMKHTLIKGFRSLTRNKISGEKGSTQKLTYT, encoded by the coding sequence ATGTACGATGTAGCAGTTATCGGCGGCGGACCCGCAGGCTGCTACACAGCGCATGGTCTTGCACGAGAAGGTTTTGACGTCGTCGTTCTCGAGAAAAATGGGACTTGTCGACAGCCTCCGGTCTGCACGGGTGTGGTAGGCGTCGAAGCATTCGAGAAATTCAGTCTGCCGTCTGATTCAATCCTGACGCAGGTCGAGGACATAGAATTCATCTCCCCCTCCGGGAAACTTCTCCCCTACCGGCCCGGGCATGTTCAGGCGCACGTCGTGGACCGGATCAAATTCAACGAGGGGCTGCGCAAACTGGCCCTGGAGAGCGGCTCTTCGTTGCTTCAGGAGACTGCATGCCTCGATATCAGAATCACCCCGGAACATGTTGAACTCAAGACCTCTACGAGCGAAGGCCCGCTGCGGGCTCGCTCGGCAGTGCTGGCTTGCGGCTACAATCCTAAGCTGACGAGAAAACTGCACCTGGGGGACATAGCGTACGTCTACGAAGGTGCGCAGACGGAGATCCGTATGGATGGTCTTTCTGCGACAGAGATATACGTGGGTAGAAATGTCGCACCTTCCTCCTTTGCCTGGGCAGTGAACGTCAAAGACGGGAGGGCCCGCGTCGGTCTTATTACAAAGAAGGGCGCTTCGAAGTTTTTAGAGGCCTTCCTTGATAGCAACTTTCTTAAGGGACGGATAAAAGAAACCGGCACTATTTCGCACAGAACCATTCCGCTCGGCGGCCTGGAAAGGACCTATTCCGACAGACTGCTTGCAGTGGGTGAAGTGGCCGGCCAGGTGAAAACAACCACCCACGGGGGCATTTATTACGGTCTTATAGCGGCCCAGGCTGCTGCAGAAACACTGAGTCGGGCACTTCGCCTCAACGATCTTGGAGCCTCAAGGTTGAAAGATTACGAGAGAAGATGGCGTGCGTTGCTCGATCCAGAACTCTCGAAGGGTCGACTCTTTCGCAGATTCTTCGAGCGCCTCTCAGATACCCATATCGACGGCCTCTTCAGCCTTGCTCTTAAGGACGGCATTCTGGACCTCGTTCACAACAAAGCAATGTTCGACTGGCATGGCGAACTGATCGCGTCGCTGATGAAACACACCCTCATTAAAGGCTTCAGGAGCCTAACTCGTAACAAGATCAGCGGAGAAAAGGGCTCAACGCAAAAGTTGACTTACACATAG
- the argC gene encoding N-acetyl-gamma-glutamyl-phosphate reductase, translating to MWKVGILGATGYTGVVLLSLLAEHPLVDVNLVTSNTYRGRKLSDLFPSLVSFEGTLEATDDDHRGKCDVYFLCLPHGTAAAKARTLFDGKACIIDLSADFRFENLSLYEKHYVKHGAPELQREAVYGLPELYRERIRNAKLIGNPGCYPTSAILALYPLVKNGLVDGNIFVDSKSGVSGAGREAKLGSLFCEVAEGFRPYNIGAHRHEPEIQKEISKFENSTVTFVPHLLPINRGILTTVYGRLRAAAATGELLDLYRTTYRTEPFVQVLKEGVYPDTRFTRYSNFCHVGLKAFDDGRFVVVSAIDNLVKGASGQAVQNMNIALGTDEKTALDRMALYP from the coding sequence ATGTGGAAAGTAGGCATCCTGGGGGCGACTGGCTATACCGGCGTGGTCCTGCTTTCGCTGTTGGCAGAGCATCCTCTCGTTGACGTCAACCTCGTTACCTCGAACACGTATCGCGGCAGGAAACTCTCTGACCTTTTCCCGTCCCTCGTGAGTTTCGAGGGAACACTCGAGGCCACCGATGACGATCATCGGGGAAAGTGCGACGTCTACTTCCTCTGTTTGCCCCACGGGACCGCTGCAGCAAAGGCTCGTACGCTTTTTGACGGCAAGGCCTGTATCATCGATCTCAGCGCAGACTTCAGGTTCGAAAATCTTTCCCTGTATGAAAAACATTACGTGAAGCACGGAGCACCCGAGTTGCAGCGCGAGGCTGTGTACGGCCTTCCCGAACTGTACCGGGAACGAATAAGGAATGCGAAGCTCATAGGCAACCCCGGCTGTTATCCGACGAGCGCTATCCTCGCGCTCTACCCTCTCGTGAAGAACGGCCTTGTCGACGGCAATATCTTTGTCGATTCAAAATCCGGGGTAAGTGGCGCAGGCAGAGAGGCCAAGCTGGGCAGTCTCTTTTGTGAAGTGGCCGAGGGCTTCAGGCCTTACAACATCGGTGCCCACCGTCACGAACCTGAAATACAGAAAGAAATCTCCAAGTTTGAAAACAGCACGGTCACGTTCGTGCCCCACCTCCTACCCATCAACAGGGGCATTCTCACAACCGTCTACGGCAGACTGCGGGCAGCAGCCGCTACAGGCGAGCTTCTTGACCTTTATCGAACAACCTACCGGACTGAGCCATTCGTCCAGGTGCTGAAAGAAGGCGTGTATCCGGATACCCGCTTCACGCGATATTCAAATTTCTGCCATGTGGGTCTCAAGGCTTTTGACGACGGAAGGTTTGTAGTCGTGAGCGCTATCGACAACCTTGTTAAAGGGGCCTCGGGGCAAGCCGTGCAGAACATGAACATCGCGCTGGGCACGGATGAGAAGACCGCACTCGACCGGATGGCGCTCTATCCCTAG
- the mug gene encoding G/U mismatch-specific DNA glycosylase: MNIVKPTPQDLIAARDKRVPDLIAFNLKVLFCGINPGLYSGAVGHHFARPGNRFWPALYKAGFTDRLLSAFEEKELLKSDYGITNIVRRSTANASELSSSELKEGAKRLTRTVLKYKPRITAVLGVDAYRKAFDRREAVLGLQSERIGTSALWILPNPSGINAHFQLKDLAKLFKELKEASENMSTV, translated from the coding sequence GTGAACATAGTCAAGCCTACGCCGCAGGATCTAATCGCTGCCCGCGACAAGAGAGTACCGGATCTTATCGCGTTCAATCTGAAAGTACTCTTCTGCGGGATCAATCCGGGGCTTTACTCGGGTGCTGTGGGCCATCATTTTGCGCGGCCGGGCAATCGGTTCTGGCCGGCGCTGTATAAGGCGGGATTCACAGACAGGCTTCTTTCTGCCTTTGAAGAAAAGGAGCTCCTCAAGAGCGACTACGGCATAACGAATATCGTCAGGCGCTCAACAGCCAATGCTTCCGAACTTTCGAGCAGCGAATTGAAGGAAGGCGCCAAGCGCCTGACAAGGACCGTGCTCAAGTACAAACCGCGCATCACTGCCGTACTGGGAGTGGACGCCTACCGCAAGGCGTTCGATCGGCGGGAGGCAGTCCTGGGCCTGCAGAGTGAGCGGATCGGAACATCAGCTCTTTGGATACTGCCTAACCCCAGCGGCATCAACGCCCATTTCCAGTTGAAGGATCTCGCGAAATTATTTAAGGAGCTTAAAGAAGCTTCCGAGAACATGTCGACAGTGTGA
- the rpsI gene encoding 30S ribosomal protein S9, which yields MPEKRYYATGKRKTAVARVWMKQGSGQYLINGRTVEDYFPLEELRLMLNKPFIVTDNAEKFDVVANIYGGGIAAQAWALGHGIAKALIEFNSALRGVLKKQGLVTRDPRAKERKKYGQRAARARFQFSKR from the coding sequence GTGCCTGAGAAAAGGTACTATGCAACAGGAAAAAGAAAGACTGCTGTGGCGAGGGTCTGGATGAAACAGGGGTCGGGCCAGTATCTGATCAATGGCCGTACGGTGGAAGATTACTTTCCTCTCGAAGAGCTGCGGCTGATGCTCAATAAACCCTTCATTGTGACGGACAACGCGGAGAAGTTCGACGTGGTGGCGAATATTTACGGTGGCGGAATTGCTGCTCAAGCATGGGCCCTGGGACACGGGATCGCCAAAGCACTGATCGAATTCAACAGCGCGCTGAGAGGCGTCCTCAAGAAACAGGGGCTTGTAACCAGAGATCCGCGCGCAAAAGAAAGAAAGAAGTACGGCCAGAGAGCCGCGCGCGCTCGTTTCCAATTCTCCAAGCGCTAA
- a CDS encoding glycosyltransferase family 2 protein gives METETAYVSVIMGVHNSEPTLRSALESIQKQTFTDWEYIICDDGSTDATWDVLKETAAVDPRLKLLRNSTNRGLAYTLNRCIDAASGRYLARQDADDTSDRKRLGELAAYLDTHPAVAVVGTYAALVDDQGKFWGELRHPLNPEKLDWLKGPCVVHPSVMMRKKAIIEAGKYDEHAIRLEDYELWLRLVGGGHKIVNIPEDLYNLHWDRSDYSRRRFKYRFGEMRLVLRALNSLNAPPSCYGYLLKPLFAGLLPKRLLFQHHVRKFGHR, from the coding sequence ATGGAAACGGAAACAGCCTACGTGAGTGTCATCATGGGCGTGCACAATAGCGAGCCGACGCTTCGCTCTGCCTTGGAGTCGATCCAAAAGCAGACGTTCACGGATTGGGAGTATATCATCTGTGATGATGGCTCGACAGACGCCACGTGGGACGTGCTCAAAGAGACTGCAGCGGTAGACCCCAGGCTCAAGCTGCTGAGGAACAGCACAAATCGCGGGCTGGCGTATACGCTGAACCGCTGTATCGATGCCGCTTCCGGCAGGTACCTGGCAAGACAGGATGCTGATGATACATCGGATCGGAAACGGCTGGGAGAGCTGGCTGCATACCTTGATACGCATCCGGCAGTGGCTGTGGTAGGCACCTACGCGGCACTCGTGGACGATCAAGGGAAGTTTTGGGGCGAGCTGCGACATCCCTTGAACCCTGAGAAACTGGATTGGCTCAAAGGGCCATGCGTGGTTCATCCGTCTGTAATGATGCGAAAGAAAGCCATCATTGAAGCCGGAAAATATGACGAGCATGCTATCAGACTTGAAGATTACGAACTCTGGCTCAGGCTCGTGGGCGGCGGCCACAAAATAGTAAACATTCCAGAGGACCTGTACAATCTCCACTGGGATCGGTCCGATTATTCCAGAAGACGATTCAAGTACCGCTTCGGGGAAATGCGTCTCGTCCTTCGGGCCCTGAACTCGCTTAACGCGCCGCCTTCCTGCTATGGCTATCTTCTAAAACCCTTGTTTGCAGGATTGTTGCCAAAGAGGCTTCTGTTTCAGCACCATGTCCGCAAATTTGGACATCGATAG
- the rpsT gene encoding 30S ribosomal protein S20, protein MKKNKSAIKKARQGEKSRLRNAHVKSTMKTNIKKVLVALQGKDKNELQQAFKEAVVCIDKAASKGVIHKNNAGRRVSRLSKKVNHSLS, encoded by the coding sequence TTGAAGAAAAACAAGTCGGCCATTAAAAAAGCGCGGCAGGGAGAGAAGAGTCGATTACGCAATGCCCACGTCAAATCCACTATGAAAACCAACATCAAGAAGGTGCTTGTCGCTCTGCAGGGAAAAGATAAGAATGAGCTGCAGCAGGCATTTAAGGAAGCGGTGGTCTGCATAGACAAAGCTGCATCAAAAGGCGTAATTCACAAGAACAACGCAGGGCGCCGGGTCTCGAGGCTTTCGAAGAAAGTAAACCATTCCCTCTCTTGA
- a CDS encoding glycosyltransferase → VLMFTILFTEEFEKKTIRGISEGGQTRTLNWFADDHWRFESYSRHWTPCFNWVITTATGALPKYEALGYTHAIKSQWACNHYRYQKMDLPLLYDVTFIGQPHGTRRAVIESLRREGIDVRVWGNGWQSGRITQEEMIRVFNQSRINLNLSNASAPSTGSLATAKASLSAALSQALAVLPGGSIVKRAGKRMLSVTSPTGMVIRDNDSVLSVPASDQIKGRNFEVPGCGGFLLTGKADNLEQYYLPGKEVACFDGTPDLVDQIRFYLSNEEQRRVIASAGFRRTQEQHTYVHRFSEIFETMNLPSPSVESPGTEHIRPGLTREIT, encoded by the coding sequence CTGTGTTGATGTTCACTATCCTGTTTACAGAAGAATTTGAAAAAAAAACAATCAGGGGGATCTCGGAAGGCGGTCAGACGCGCACTCTCAATTGGTTTGCAGACGATCACTGGCGTTTCGAATCTTATTCGCGTCACTGGACCCCCTGTTTTAATTGGGTAATAACGACCGCCACTGGCGCGCTGCCGAAATATGAAGCACTGGGATATACCCACGCTATAAAAAGCCAATGGGCCTGCAACCACTATCGATACCAGAAGATGGATCTGCCTCTTCTCTATGACGTCACCTTCATCGGCCAGCCCCACGGGACACGCCGAGCCGTTATAGAATCACTCAGACGTGAAGGAATCGATGTGCGGGTCTGGGGAAACGGCTGGCAATCGGGACGCATCACGCAAGAAGAGATGATTCGCGTCTTCAATCAGAGCCGCATAAACCTCAATCTTTCTAATGCCTCAGCTCCTTCGACGGGTTCACTTGCCACGGCCAAGGCCTCTCTTTCGGCTGCTCTGTCGCAAGCGCTTGCAGTATTACCGGGAGGATCCATCGTCAAAAGGGCAGGCAAGAGGATGCTGTCCGTCACATCCCCGACGGGAATGGTGATCCGCGACAATGACAGTGTGCTCTCGGTCCCAGCAAGCGATCAGATCAAGGGGCGGAATTTCGAAGTACCAGGCTGTGGTGGTTTCCTGCTCACAGGCAAAGCGGACAACCTGGAGCAGTACTACCTTCCCGGAAAGGAAGTAGCATGCTTTGACGGAACGCCCGATCTGGTTGATCAAATTCGCTTCTATCTTTCCAACGAGGAGCAGCGAAGAGTCATTGCATCGGCAGGCTTTCGTCGCACTCAAGAGCAACACACGTACGTACATCGTTTTTCAGAAATCTTCGAGACCATGAACCTGCCGAGCCCATCTGTCGAATCACCAGGCACTGAGCACATAAGGCCTGGATTGACGCGAGAGATCACGTGA
- the rplM gene encoding 50S ribosomal protein L13: MDTFFPSEKKLERKWFVVDAESATLGRLSARIAAVLRGKHKPTYTPHADTGDFVVVINADKVKLTGNKLAAKTYERYSGYPGGLTVLNARTLLAAKPEELIRIAVRGMLPKTALGRRMFKKLKVYKGNAHPHQAQKPETMDVKEARRA, from the coding sequence ATGGACACTTTTTTTCCGAGCGAGAAGAAACTGGAGAGGAAATGGTTTGTTGTTGATGCCGAGTCGGCGACGCTTGGCAGACTGTCAGCGCGTATTGCCGCTGTGCTGCGCGGAAAGCATAAGCCCACCTACACGCCGCACGCTGATACTGGCGATTTTGTGGTCGTTATCAACGCCGACAAAGTGAAGCTGACGGGGAACAAGCTTGCGGCAAAAACGTACGAGCGGTACAGCGGATACCCCGGAGGCTTGACGGTGCTGAACGCCCGCACATTGCTTGCAGCCAAGCCTGAAGAGTTGATAAGGATCGCTGTCCGGGGAATGCTCCCCAAGACTGCACTGGGACGAAGGATGTTCAAGAAGCTGAAGGTGTACAAGGGAAATGCACACCCTCACCAGGCGCAGAAGCCGGAAACAATGGATGTGAAGGAGGCCAGACGTGCCTGA
- a CDS encoding sugar transferase, producing MSLKRLFDISLSSLGLIVSLPLWLIIPLAIKSEDGGPIFYFQDRTGKGGRIFKLLKFRSMIVDAEKETGAIQATADDPRVLKIGRLLRATAMDELPQLVNILKGDMSFVGPRALRPHEQEVFGRKDVLAIDQIPGHDRRLTVTPGLTGLAQVYLPADAPRRKKFRADLLYIRRQTFCLDLKLILLSFLITFRGKWEFHGKKV from the coding sequence ATGTCCCTTAAGCGACTGTTCGATATATCTCTCTCCTCGCTGGGATTGATTGTCTCTCTACCCCTCTGGTTGATAATCCCGTTGGCCATCAAGTCTGAAGATGGCGGACCGATCTTTTATTTCCAGGATCGTACGGGGAAGGGTGGGCGCATATTCAAGCTTCTTAAGTTTCGCTCCATGATCGTGGACGCGGAAAAGGAGACTGGAGCAATACAGGCGACCGCTGACGATCCAAGAGTTCTGAAGATAGGCCGACTCCTGCGAGCCACTGCCATGGATGAACTGCCCCAGCTTGTCAACATCCTGAAGGGTGATATGAGCTTCGTAGGACCGCGCGCCCTGAGACCCCACGAACAGGAGGTCTTCGGAAGGAAAGACGTACTGGCCATCGATCAGATCCCCGGGCATGATCGGCGATTGACCGTGACCCCCGGTCTGACCGGCCTCGCACAGGTTTATTTGCCAGCAGATGCGCCGCGCCGCAAGAAATTCCGCGCTGACCTCTTATACATCCGCCGGCAAACGTTTTGTCTCGACCTTAAGCTGATCCTCCTTTCCTTTCTCATTACCTTTCGTGGAAAATGGGAATTTCATGGCAAGAAGGTGTAG
- a CDS encoding PxxKW family cysteine-rich protein codes for MQCQTIKPGIECLFMKKAGCSYNGGQCYAIVENCEGCTRVIEVEAGKFCASFPYPAQKWQTAACSMATHIKKEVKTQEQKINPLKASKRNAGKK; via the coding sequence ATGCAGTGCCAAACGATTAAACCGGGTATCGAGTGTCTTTTCATGAAGAAAGCAGGCTGTTCTTACAATGGCGGGCAGTGCTACGCTATCGTAGAGAATTGCGAAGGCTGCACGAGAGTTATAGAGGTAGAGGCGGGTAAGTTCTGCGCCAGCTTCCCCTATCCTGCCCAGAAGTGGCAGACCGCAGCGTGCTCCATGGCTACCCACATAAAGAAGGAAGTCAAGACGCAGGAGCAGAAAATAAATCCTCTCAAGGCATCCAAGAGAAACGCTGGCAAGAAGTAA
- the lptE gene encoding LPS assembly lipoprotein LptE translates to MLGGSTKCACAKLASLLLLFFVLGSCGYTIVSGEKGLFQGEVVTLDVPVFKNQSFEPQISQFFTEEFTRELIVSGLFGVNKEGSSNTLQGTIVTTRIVPTAMSSQGLVIQKTIYVTLGLALSKKDGRLIKNWSMIDAEPYDVQDINLEDPNKKQALIRIAGRMSRRFSALILADIDRKAL, encoded by the coding sequence ATGTTAGGCGGCTCAACAAAATGTGCGTGCGCGAAGCTGGCTTCGCTACTCCTCTTGTTTTTCGTGCTGGGTTCCTGCGGATACACGATCGTCAGCGGTGAGAAGGGTCTTTTTCAGGGGGAGGTAGTCACCCTCGATGTACCTGTCTTTAAGAATCAAAGTTTCGAGCCTCAGATCTCGCAGTTTTTCACCGAGGAGTTTACGAGGGAACTCATAGTCAGCGGTCTTTTCGGTGTCAACAAAGAGGGTTCGTCAAACACGTTGCAAGGCACCATCGTTACCACTCGGATTGTGCCCACCGCCATGAGTTCGCAAGGGCTGGTGATACAGAAGACCATCTATGTTACTCTTGGCCTGGCGCTCTCAAAGAAAGACGGTCGGTTGATTAAGAACTGGTCGATGATAGACGCGGAACCTTACGACGTTCAGGACATAAATCTGGAAGATCCCAATAAAAAACAGGCGCTGATAAGGATCGCCGGGAGGATGTCGAGAAGGTTTAGTGCGCTTATACTGGCCGACATCGACCGGAAGGCGTTATAG